From the Micromonospora echinospora genome, the window ATCACACCCGTCGGCGCGTCAGCGCGGCACGACACCGTTCTGGTATGCCCAGACGACCGTCTGCAACCGGTCCCGTACACCGATCTTGGCCATCGCCCGGCCGAGGTGCGACTTGACGGTGCTGGTCTCGATGAACAGCTCGGTGGCGATCTCCACGTTCGACAGACCCTGGGCGAGCAGCCGGACGATCTCGGCCTCCCGCGCGGTGAGCTGGTGCGCGGCCACCGCGTCGGTACGCGGTGCGGCGGTGCGGCGGGCGAACTCGGTGATCACCCGGCGGGTGACCGCCTGGTCGACGAGCCCGTACCCGCCGGCCAGGCGGCGTACCGCCTCGATCAGCTCCTCGGGTTCGCAGTCCTTGAGGATGAACCCGCTGGCGCCGGACTCCAGCGCGCCGAAGACGTACTCGTCGAGGTCGAACGTGGTCACCACGAGCACGGCGGGCGGCGTCTCGGTGGCCTCGCCGACGATCCGGCGGGTGGCGCTGAGCCCGTCGCCGCCGGGCATCCGGATGTCCATGCAGATCACGTCCGGCCGGTGCCAGCGGGCCAGGTCGACCGCCGCGTCGCCGTTCGACGCCTCGGCCACCACCTCGATGTCCCCGGCCTGTTCCAGGATGACCCGGAACCCGGTCCGCACCACCGCCTGGTCGTCGACGAGCATCACCCTGATCATGTCGGGTCTCCCTGCGCGGTCGCCGTCGCGGCGCGGGCGACCTCCGGTGCGGTCGGCAGGTGCACCGTGACCGCCCAGCCTCCGTCGGCGGTCGGCCCGGCGGTGAACTCGGCACCGATGAGCTGTGCGCGTTCCCGCATGCCCACCAGGCCCACGCCGCCGGTGGTGCGGGTGGCCGGCTCGGGCCGCCGGGGCGGCGGGTCGTTGCGTACCTGGAGCGTCACCCGGCGGTCGAGGTAGCGCAGAGCCACCCGGACCGGGGCGCCGGGGGCGTGCTGGCGGGCGTTGGAGAGCGACTCCTGCGCCACCCGGTAGAGCGCCACGTCGGCGATCGGCGGCACCTCGCGCGGTTGCCCCTCGCGGACGAACTCGACCGGGCCGCCGAGGTCAGCGGCGGTGCGGACGAGGTCGTCGAGGACGGCCAGGCCGGGCACCGGGACCGTGCCGTCGCCCGCGTCCGTCCCGGTCCGTCCGCGCAGCACCCCCACCACCAGTCGCAGGTTGTCCAGGGTCTGCTTGCCCTGGGCGCGGATCCAGGCCACCCCGGCGCGGGCCGCCGCCGGGTCGCGGTCGATCAGTCGCTCCACCGCCGCCGCCTGCACCACCATGCCGGAGAGGTGGTGGGCCGCCACGTCGTGCAGCTCCCGCGCCATCCGGGACCGTTCCGCGCCGATCGCCGCCTGCACGCCGGCCTGCTGCGCCCGGACCGCCTCCTCGGCGCGTACCCGGACCAGCTCGACGTAGCGCCGGTAGGTGGCGACGTAGCCACCGACGAAGGCCGCGCCGAGGTAGGTCAGGGCACTCGCGGTGAGGCTGCCGAGCGTGGCGAGGAGGATGTCGGGGGCGACGAGGACAGCGGTGGCGACCGCGCCCGCCGTCTCCGCCACCGTGGCGACCCCCGCGATCAGCAGCGCCGTCCGGACCGGCCGCAGCGTGCCGACGGTGTACGCGGCGACGAACGGCGCGAGGCCCCGGATCGACAATTCCGGCAGGAACAGGCCGATCACCACCAGTTGCAGGGCGACGACCAGGGCGAGGCAGAGCAGCGGACGGATCCGACGCAGGCAGAGCAGCACCGCCTGCACACCGCAGAGCACCAGCACCAGCCAGGCCCGCGCCGGGTCGACGGCGAGACCCTCCGCCGGTGCGACGATCCAGAACAGCATTGCCAGCAGCAGCAGGGTGGCCACGGTGACGGCCGCCGCGAGCAGGCCGTCCCGGGCGAACCGGCCGGTCACGCCGAGCCGGGTGAGCCGCTCGTCGAGCCGCCTGGTCAGCCGGGGCGTCCGGGGCGTCGCCTCGGCCTGCGGATCGGGGTGGGTGCTCATGCGGTGGACTTCCTTGCTCCGGTCCGTCCCGGATCGACGCGTCAGTAGGAGATGCTAGGCGCGAGCAGCATGAACTCGACCGCGAACCAGCCCGTACCGGCCAGGGCCAGCAGGATCAGGGCGCTGGCGGCGACCCGGTGCCAGCCGACGCGCCGCCGTACGTCGTCGACCAGCCGCACCCCTGCGGGCAGCACCCCGAGCAGGCCGATCACCTGGAGCACCTGCACGG encodes:
- a CDS encoding response regulator, giving the protein MIRVMLVDDQAVVRTGFRVILEQAGDIEVVAEASNGDAAVDLARWHRPDVICMDIRMPGGDGLSATRRIVGEATETPPAVLVVTTFDLDEYVFGALESGASGFILKDCEPEELIEAVRRLAGGYGLVDQAVTRRVITEFARRTAAPRTDAVAAHQLTAREAEIVRLLAQGLSNVEIATELFIETSTVKSHLGRAMAKIGVRDRLQTVVWAYQNGVVPR
- a CDS encoding sensor histidine kinase is translated as MSTHPDPQAEATPRTPRLTRRLDERLTRLGVTGRFARDGLLAAAVTVATLLLLAMLFWIVAPAEGLAVDPARAWLVLVLCGVQAVLLCLRRIRPLLCLALVVALQLVVIGLFLPELSIRGLAPFVAAYTVGTLRPVRTALLIAGVATVAETAGAVATAVLVAPDILLATLGSLTASALTYLGAAFVGGYVATYRRYVELVRVRAEEAVRAQQAGVQAAIGAERSRMARELHDVAAHHLSGMVVQAAAVERLIDRDPAAARAGVAWIRAQGKQTLDNLRLVVGVLRGRTGTDAGDGTVPVPGLAVLDDLVRTAADLGGPVEFVREGQPREVPPIADVALYRVAQESLSNARQHAPGAPVRVALRYLDRRVTLQVRNDPPPRRPEPATRTTGGVGLVGMRERAQLIGAEFTAGPTADGGWAVTVHLPTAPEVARAATATAQGDPT